Proteins from a single region of Chryseobacterium sp. W4I1:
- a CDS encoding DUF4296 domain-containing protein — protein sequence MKKLIFIFVMLGMFSCGDYIDKPKNLLDKEVMAEILADLTINDQAINLYPNKNLEAGTRFVLKAHKVKSEDFVESFKYYVIKDKMKDIAEEAQQIILKKDPKADKYIKDKQKSNGNLPFLNR from the coding sequence ATGAAAAAACTGATCTTCATTTTCGTAATGCTTGGCATGTTTTCATGCGGTGACTATATCGATAAGCCTAAAAACCTGCTCGATAAAGAAGTGATGGCTGAGATTCTGGCTGATCTTACTATAAATGATCAGGCTATCAACCTCTACCCGAATAAAAATCTGGAAGCAGGAACAAGATTTGTTCTTAAAGCCCATAAAGTAAAATCTGAAGATTTTGTAGAAAGCTTTAAATATTATGTCATCAAAGACAAAATGAAAGATATTGCAGAAGAGGCTCAACAAATTATATTGAAGAAAGACCCAAAAGCAGATAAATACATCAAGGATAAGCAGAAAAGCAACGGGAATTTACCCTTCTTAAACAGATAA
- the tgt gene encoding tRNA guanosine(34) transglycosylase Tgt, producing the protein MKFFNIEKTSEGKARAGEITTDHGKIQTPIFMPVGTVASVKTVHQRELKEDIKAQIILGNTYHLYLRPGMETMEAAGGLHKFMNWDLPILTDSGGFQVFSLSKSRKMSEEGVKFKSHIDGSYHLFTPEKSMEIQRQIGADIFMAFDECVAYPSEYNQVKASMEMTHRWLKRCIDWNEKNPELYGHKQRFFPIVQGSTYSDLRKISAEVISEAGAEGNAIGGLSVGEPEEELYRITDEVTDILPKDKPRYLMGVGTPWNILESIGLGIDMMDCVMPTRNARNAMLFTWQGVMNLKNEKWKQDFSPLDEFGTSFVDREYSKAYLRHLFVSKEYLAKQIASIHNLAFYLDLVKVAREHIIAGDFYEWKKSIVPVLRQRL; encoded by the coding sequence ATGAAATTTTTTAATATAGAAAAAACCTCTGAAGGAAAAGCAAGAGCAGGAGAGATCACCACAGATCATGGTAAGATTCAGACGCCTATCTTTATGCCTGTAGGAACTGTAGCAAGTGTAAAAACAGTTCATCAGAGAGAATTAAAAGAAGACATTAAAGCCCAGATTATTTTGGGCAATACTTACCACCTGTACCTTCGTCCGGGAATGGAAACCATGGAAGCGGCAGGAGGACTGCATAAATTCATGAACTGGGATCTTCCTATTCTGACCGATTCAGGAGGCTTTCAGGTTTTTTCACTTTCCAAAAGCAGAAAAATGTCCGAAGAAGGAGTGAAATTTAAATCTCATATCGATGGAAGCTATCACCTATTTACTCCTGAAAAATCAATGGAAATCCAAAGACAGATCGGAGCTGATATTTTCATGGCTTTTGATGAATGTGTTGCTTATCCTTCCGAATATAATCAGGTAAAAGCTTCGATGGAAATGACGCATCGCTGGTTAAAAAGATGTATTGACTGGAATGAAAAAAATCCTGAATTGTATGGTCATAAACAACGGTTTTTCCCCATTGTTCAGGGATCTACCTATTCAGATTTAAGAAAAATTTCTGCCGAAGTGATTTCTGAAGCCGGTGCAGAAGGGAATGCTATCGGAGGTCTTTCCGTTGGTGAGCCTGAAGAAGAACTATACAGAATCACTGATGAAGTGACGGACATTCTTCCAAAAGACAAACCAAGATATCTAATGGGTGTAGGAACTCCTTGGAATATTCTTGAGTCAATTGGTTTAGGAATTGATATGATGGATTGTGTAATGCCTACAAGAAATGCAAGAAATGCAATGCTTTTCACCTGGCAGGGTGTTATGAATCTTAAAAATGAAAAATGGAAGCAGGATTTTTCACCTTTAGACGAATTCGGAACAAGTTTCGTAGATAGAGAATATTCAAAAGCCTATTTGCGCCATTTGTTTGTGTCAAAAGAATATCTTGCAAAACAGATCGCATCAATTCATAACCTTGCATTTTATTTGGACCTTGTAAAAGTAGCAAGAGAACATATTATTGCAGGCGATTTCTACGAATGGAAGAAATCTATAGTCCCGGTTCTGAGACAGAGACTTTAA
- a CDS encoding response regulator transcription factor encodes MSNRILLVEDDQSFGAVLKDYLTINNFEVTLATDGEQGLKEFTENEFDICIFDVMMPKKDGFSLAEDVKKIDKNTPIIFLTARNMREDILKGYQLGADDYITKPFDTELLLYKIKAILQRSSTLENEEQEQFKISNIFFDSMLRQLKVGDKEYKLSPKENELLKLLCIHRNDFMPRDLALRKIWKKENYFTARSMDVYIAKLRKLLKDDEGLEIINVHGEGFRLLVKN; translated from the coding sequence ATGAGCAACAGAATATTATTAGTAGAAGACGATCAGAGTTTCGGAGCAGTGCTGAAGGATTATTTAACGATCAATAACTTTGAGGTAACCCTTGCAACAGACGGAGAACAGGGTTTGAAAGAATTTACAGAAAATGAATTTGACATCTGTATTTTTGATGTAATGATGCCTAAAAAAGATGGGTTTTCATTAGCTGAAGACGTAAAAAAAATTGACAAAAACACACCTATCATATTCCTTACGGCAAGAAATATGAGAGAAGATATCCTGAAAGGATATCAGTTGGGTGCAGACGACTATATTACAAAGCCGTTTGATACAGAACTTCTTTTATACAAGATCAAAGCCATCCTGCAGAGAAGCTCTACTTTAGAGAATGAAGAGCAGGAGCAGTTTAAGATCAGCAATATTTTCTTTGATTCTATGCTGAGACAGCTGAAAGTAGGTGATAAAGAATACAAATTGTCTCCAAAAGAAAATGAGCTATTGAAACTTCTTTGTATCCACAGAAATGATTTCATGCCAAGAGATCTTGCCTTGAGAAAGATCTGGAAAAAGGAAAACTACTTTACAGCAAGAAGTATGGACGTATATATCGCCAAGCTTCGTAAGCTGCTCAAAGATGACGAAGGATTGGAAATCATCAACGTTCACGGAGAAGGATTTAGACTTTTAGTTAAAAATTAA
- a CDS encoding biotin--[acetyl-CoA-carboxylase] ligase → MSQLFHLKECSSTNDEVSRFLLYENSDFIGLSTFNQTKGRGQYGNTWAAAAGKNIAYTLAVKAESFLLSDFIFNYYTAVVIRDLLANMTDNAVKIKWPNDIILKNKKIVGILIEKKKINQNNYFIIGAGLNVLQDNFDEISHAGSLLTQTGKVFDLDEFTMKLHEYLTERLKNIPTKKEIIELFNHHLFRKDEISVFEIEKERQNGIIRQADEKGELWIELEKDGLKSFYHKEVKLLY, encoded by the coding sequence ATGAGTCAATTATTCCACTTAAAAGAATGCTCTTCTACTAATGACGAAGTTTCAAGGTTTTTACTTTATGAAAATTCAGATTTTATAGGACTCTCTACATTCAATCAAACCAAAGGCCGCGGACAATATGGAAATACATGGGCAGCTGCCGCCGGAAAAAACATTGCCTACACGCTTGCTGTGAAGGCGGAAAGCTTTCTGCTCTCAGATTTTATATTCAATTATTATACCGCTGTTGTCATTCGGGATTTACTTGCCAATATGACTGACAATGCAGTGAAAATAAAGTGGCCGAATGATATTATCCTTAAAAATAAAAAAATCGTTGGAATTCTGATTGAAAAGAAAAAAATTAATCAAAATAATTATTTCATCATCGGAGCAGGACTCAATGTTCTTCAGGATAATTTTGACGAGATATCTCATGCAGGATCACTACTGACGCAGACAGGAAAGGTTTTTGATCTTGATGAATTCACCATGAAGCTTCATGAATATTTGACAGAAAGACTGAAAAATATTCCGACTAAAAAAGAGATCATTGAACTTTTTAATCATCATTTATTCCGAAAGGATGAGATATCGGTCTTTGAAATTGAAAAAGAGCGACAAAATGGCATTATCCGCCAGGCTGACGAAAAAGGTGAGCTTTGGATTGAGCTGGAGAAAGACGGATTAAAATCTTTTTATCATAAAGAGGTTAAACTTCTTTACTGA
- a CDS encoding LptF/LptG family permease produces MKIIDKYIIKKYLGTFSFMLILLSVVVLVIDVQQKIPRIENAKAIDPKLDLMYFLIHFYPFWIINLIVTFLSILVFISVIYFTSRMANNTEIVAVISSGASFHRFAKPYLYTSILIAMISLLVNHMVLPWANIKKNQLEAYTYNAANKEKILGTAPASAQLSKTEYIFVNSWNKRENRGSGFVYQKFDKTRKMTYELKASEVYWDKAKKQFTITNYLEKTINKDNTEKLGNGVELRKNYGHSPEELFPNELLGQNKTTPELIKFIDREKERGNSNLNSYLNEFHQRTSMPVSIIILTFLALSLASQKKRGGLGVNLAIGISLAFVFVFSFEALKVVSENKSLSPAVAMWLPNMVFLPLTLYLYLKRANQ; encoded by the coding sequence ATCAAAATTATAGACAAATATATCATCAAAAAGTACCTTGGAACATTCAGTTTCATGCTGATATTGCTGTCTGTAGTTGTACTTGTGATCGATGTTCAGCAGAAAATTCCCAGGATAGAAAACGCAAAAGCAATCGATCCCAAACTGGATCTGATGTACTTTTTGATCCATTTTTATCCGTTCTGGATCATCAACCTTATAGTGACCTTTCTTTCTATTCTTGTATTTATTTCTGTGATTTATTTTACGTCCAGAATGGCTAATAATACGGAAATTGTTGCTGTTATCAGTAGTGGGGCCAGTTTTCACAGATTTGCAAAGCCTTATTTATATACTTCTATTTTGATTGCGATGATATCGCTGCTGGTAAACCATATGGTGCTGCCATGGGCTAATATAAAGAAGAATCAACTGGAGGCTTATACCTATAATGCGGCAAACAAAGAAAAGATTTTGGGAACCGCTCCTGCATCTGCGCAGCTCAGCAAAACAGAATACATCTTCGTCAACTCCTGGAACAAAAGAGAAAACAGGGGTTCAGGATTTGTGTATCAGAAATTTGATAAAACCAGGAAGATGACCTACGAACTGAAGGCATCGGAGGTCTACTGGGATAAAGCTAAAAAACAGTTTACAATTACCAATTATCTTGAAAAAACCATTAATAAAGATAATACTGAAAAACTGGGTAATGGTGTAGAACTAAGGAAAAACTATGGGCATTCCCCCGAAGAACTCTTCCCGAATGAACTTCTTGGCCAGAATAAAACCACCCCCGAACTTATCAAATTCATCGACAGGGAAAAAGAAAGAGGAAACAGCAACCTGAATTCTTATCTTAATGAGTTTCACCAGAGAACCTCAATGCCTGTTTCTATTATTATATTAACGTTTTTAGCCCTTTCCCTGGCTTCCCAGAAAAAAAGAGGAGGACTTGGAGTAAATCTTGCAATAGGGATCTCTCTGGCGTTTGTATTCGTGTTCTCATTTGAGGCATTGAAAGTAGTTTCAGAGAATAAAAGCCTGTCACCGGCTGTCGCTATGTGGCTTCCTAATATGGTTTTTCTTCCGCTTACCCTATACCTTTACCTGAAAAGAGCCAATCAGTAA
- a CDS encoding polyprenol monophosphomannose synthase codes for MKKLVIIPTYNEKENIENIISAVFALEDDFHVLVVDDSSPDGTAELVKELQKRFPHYLHLSVRHIKDGLGKAYIHGFKWALENKYDYIFEMDADFSHNPNDLPKLFEACLNADMAIGSRYSKGVNVVNWPMGRVLLSYFASKYVRFILGLPIHDTTAGFVCFSRKVLEDIGLDNVKLKGYGFQIEMKFRAFKKGFRIVEVPIIFTNRILGESKMNGGIIHEAVFGVLNLKWKSIINRL; via the coding sequence ATGAAAAAGCTCGTCATCATCCCTACCTATAACGAAAAGGAAAATATTGAAAATATTATTTCCGCGGTTTTTGCGTTGGAAGATGACTTTCATGTTTTGGTTGTAGATGATTCTTCTCCGGATGGAACAGCAGAACTCGTTAAAGAGCTTCAGAAAAGATTTCCACACTATCTTCACCTGTCTGTAAGACACATAAAAGACGGTTTAGGAAAGGCTTATATCCACGGATTTAAATGGGCACTTGAAAATAAATATGACTATATTTTTGAAATGGATGCCGATTTTTCACACAATCCCAATGATTTGCCCAAACTTTTTGAAGCCTGTCTGAATGCTGATATGGCGATAGGTTCCCGTTATTCAAAAGGAGTAAATGTGGTAAACTGGCCCATGGGAAGAGTTCTTCTTTCCTATTTTGCCTCCAAATATGTAAGATTTATTCTCGGACTTCCTATCCATGATACTACGGCAGGATTTGTGTGCTTCTCAAGAAAAGTGCTGGAAGATATAGGACTGGATAACGTAAAGCTAAAAGGATATGGATTTCAGATCGAAATGAAATTCAGAGCATTTAAAAAAGGTTTCAGAATTGTAGAAGTTCCTATTATATTTACAAACAGAATTTTAGGAGAAAGTAAAATGAACGGTGGTATTATTCATGAAGCCGTATTTGGTGTTCTAAACTTAAAATGGAAATCTATAATCAACAGATTATGA
- a CDS encoding S9 family peptidase produces MKAPQAKKIEKILEIHGDRRTDNYFWLNERENPEVTQYLEEENAYAELMMKDTEAFQEELFEEMKARYKKDDESLPYFFNGYWYIVRYEEGKEYPIFCRKHKSLDNAEEILIDVNILAEGETYFEVGSVAVSPNNELVSFSSDNVSRRIYTINFKNLITGEVFSDQILNTTGKAVWANDNEHVFYIRKDDSLRAFQVYRHKLGTDSSEDILIFHEEDDTFDVNVFKTKSMEYIFIASSSTISDEHRFIPSDNVFADWKIIQPRIEDLEYSVEHYEDEFYIITNADDAINFKIVKTKIDNCGMENWVDVIPHRAEVLLEGFEIFRDYLVLEEREEGLLQIKIIDEKTQEAYYLPFSDPTYTAYIGINMEFDTEVLRYGYTSLTQPSSTYEYNMKEKTTQLLKQQEVLGGKFIPENYISERIWAESRDGETRIPISLVYHKDTKKTADTPLLLYGYGSYGHTVDASFSNVRLSILDRGFIYAIAHIRGGEYLGREWYEDGKMLYKKNTFFDFIDAGKHLIKENYTSSNHMYAMGGSAGGLLVGAVVNYEPKLFNGIVAQVPFVDVVTTMLDETIPLTTGEYDEWGNPNDKEYYQYMKEYSPYDNVEAKDYPHMLITTGLHDSQVQYWEPAKWTAKLRELKTDNNLLLFKTDMSSGHGGASGRFESLKEDALEFAFLLKLENTKK; encoded by the coding sequence ATGAAAGCTCCACAGGCAAAAAAAATAGAAAAAATACTAGAAATACACGGCGACAGAAGAACTGATAATTACTTCTGGCTTAATGAAAGGGAAAATCCCGAAGTCACCCAATACCTTGAAGAAGAAAATGCCTACGCAGAGCTGATGATGAAAGATACAGAAGCTTTTCAGGAAGAGCTCTTTGAAGAAATGAAAGCTCGTTATAAAAAAGACGATGAATCTCTTCCCTATTTCTTTAATGGGTATTGGTACATTGTACGTTATGAAGAAGGAAAAGAATATCCTATTTTCTGCAGAAAGCACAAAAGCCTGGATAATGCAGAAGAGATCCTCATTGACGTTAATATCTTAGCAGAGGGCGAAACTTATTTTGAAGTGGGCAGCGTTGCCGTTTCTCCCAATAATGAGTTGGTTTCTTTTTCGTCAGATAATGTAAGCCGCAGAATTTATACCATCAATTTCAAAAATCTTATCACAGGAGAAGTTTTCTCTGATCAGATATTGAACACAACAGGAAAAGCAGTTTGGGCAAATGACAATGAGCATGTTTTCTATATCAGAAAAGATGACAGCTTGCGTGCTTTTCAGGTTTACAGACATAAACTGGGTACAGATTCTTCTGAAGACATTCTGATCTTTCACGAAGAAGATGATACGTTTGATGTGAATGTTTTCAAGACAAAATCAATGGAATATATTTTCATTGCAAGCTCAAGTACAATTTCTGACGAACACCGATTTATTCCTTCTGACAATGTCTTTGCAGACTGGAAAATTATCCAGCCAAGAATAGAGGATCTGGAATATTCTGTAGAACATTATGAAGATGAATTTTACATCATCACCAATGCAGACGATGCCATCAATTTTAAGATCGTAAAAACTAAAATTGATAATTGCGGTATGGAAAACTGGGTAGATGTAATTCCACACCGTGCCGAAGTATTGCTGGAAGGTTTTGAAATTTTCAGAGATTATCTGGTTCTTGAAGAAAGAGAAGAAGGACTTCTTCAGATCAAAATCATTGATGAGAAAACCCAGGAAGCCTATTATCTTCCTTTCTCTGATCCTACGTATACAGCATATATCGGAATCAACATGGAATTTGACACCGAGGTTCTTCGTTACGGGTACACTTCACTGACTCAACCTAGTTCAACCTACGAGTATAATATGAAGGAGAAAACTACTCAGCTCCTAAAACAGCAGGAAGTTCTGGGTGGAAAATTCATTCCTGAAAATTATATCTCAGAAAGAATCTGGGCAGAATCCAGAGATGGAGAAACGAGAATCCCGATTTCACTGGTTTACCATAAAGACACTAAAAAAACAGCAGATACCCCACTTCTTTTATATGGCTACGGAAGCTACGGACATACTGTGGATGCCAGTTTCTCGAATGTGAGGCTTTCTATTTTAGACAGAGGATTTATTTATGCTATTGCACACATCCGCGGTGGAGAATACCTTGGAAGAGAATGGTATGAAGACGGGAAAATGCTTTATAAGAAAAATACATTTTTCGATTTTATTGATGCAGGAAAGCATTTAATTAAGGAAAATTATACATCATCAAACCACATGTATGCGATGGGTGGAAGCGCCGGCGGACTTCTTGTAGGAGCTGTGGTGAATTACGAACCAAAGCTTTTTAACGGGATTGTAGCACAGGTACCTTTCGTGGACGTGGTTACTACCATGCTGGATGAAACCATTCCTTTGACAACCGGGGAATATGACGAATGGGGAAATCCAAATGACAAAGAATATTATCAGTACATGAAAGAATACTCGCCTTACGATAATGTTGAAGCAAAAGATTATCCTCATATGCTGATTACAACAGGTCTTCATGATTCTCAGGTGCAGTACTGGGAGCCAGCTAAATGGACAGCAAAATTGAGAGAACTGAAGACAGATAATAATCTCTTGCTTTTCAAAACAGATATGAGCTCCGGACATGGTGGTGCAAGCGGAAGATTTGAATCATTGAAAGAAGATGCGTTAGAATTTGCGTTCTTATTAAAATTAGAAAATACAAAAAAATGA
- a CDS encoding SRPBCC domain-containing protein: protein MKSNIVFNKDFESHSIYVMKIYDADVSKVWDYFTQSKLLDQWWAPKPWKCETVKQDFNEGGIWHYAMVGPDGEKMYAQVQYGEIMKHRSFDGTDSFCDEKGNINEDFAQSKWLFGFTGTEEGVKVTVNIHFSSTETMKQMLEMGFEEGFKMGLSQLEGVLK, encoded by the coding sequence ATGAAATCTAATATTGTTTTCAACAAAGATTTTGAATCGCATAGTATCTACGTTATGAAAATTTATGATGCTGATGTGTCAAAAGTGTGGGATTATTTTACCCAATCCAAATTATTAGATCAGTGGTGGGCTCCAAAACCCTGGAAATGTGAAACGGTAAAGCAAGATTTTAATGAAGGCGGAATCTGGCATTATGCCATGGTAGGTCCTGATGGTGAAAAAATGTATGCGCAGGTGCAATATGGAGAGATTATGAAACACCGAAGTTTTGACGGAACGGATTCTTTCTGTGATGAAAAAGGAAATATTAATGAAGATTTTGCCCAATCAAAATGGTTGTTCGGATTTACAGGGACAGAAGAAGGTGTCAAGGTGACGGTAAATATTCATTTTTCATCTACGGAAACCATGAAACAAATGCTGGAAATGGGTTTTGAAGAGGGGTTTAAAATGGGGCTAAGCCAGCTGGAAGGAGTCCTCAAATAA
- a CDS encoding DUF4271 domain-containing protein: protein MPLSQNFINHVRIPENNDWVIFILIGCIFLYVFMMNIIERDASLKDFLLQKYFDASNNLPSWIITSCVTALTLAVLISQYIPIVPKYIADLQLFGYQLNKFGYTFLVVLFFYLTKCALGFLFYQSIGDGKKWTIFYFTSTKFYFILSFLLIILCVTHYYFPVDRNKIFSYYFYFFAFVAVFKISFYLFHKNNILPEKWYYKFLYICTLQIAPLLLLWKLLFF from the coding sequence TTGCCTTTATCACAAAACTTTATAAACCACGTAAGAATACCTGAGAACAATGACTGGGTAATCTTTATACTTATAGGATGTATATTCCTGTATGTTTTCATGATGAACATCATAGAAAGGGATGCCAGCCTGAAAGACTTCCTGCTTCAGAAGTATTTTGATGCAAGCAATAACCTTCCCAGCTGGATTATCACGTCCTGTGTAACAGCACTTACACTTGCTGTTTTGATTTCTCAATACATCCCTATCGTACCGAAATATATTGCCGATCTGCAACTTTTTGGTTATCAACTGAATAAATTCGGTTACACATTTCTGGTCGTTTTATTTTTTTATCTGACAAAATGCGCACTTGGCTTTTTATTTTATCAAAGCATAGGTGATGGCAAAAAATGGACTATTTTTTATTTTACCTCCACAAAATTCTACTTCATTCTTTCATTTTTGCTGATAATTCTGTGTGTAACCCACTATTATTTCCCCGTAGACAGAAATAAAATATTTTCATACTACTTCTACTTCTTTGCATTTGTCGCAGTTTTCAAGATTTCCTTCTATTTGTTTCACAAAAACAATATACTTCCCGAAAAATGGTATTATAAATTTTTGTATATTTGCACCCTCCAAATAGCACCTTTATTGTTGCTTTGGAAGTTGTTATTTTTTTAA
- a CDS encoding sensor histidine kinase KdpD encodes MNNKFIPIISVFMTISLIVFVTLQFYWLKGYYGALEQEFSNKVYSALENTAKNIEEIEADKYLNKDYSNLRNNILANKDQPSLTTIQQVEDSGTQRQIIYSKNIISKTDLPISLKGDSLKMTTLYTDNAAYKVKKDTTNREILTSDINNDIENGDYAVKEFVKVLGANLPIAKRVDPTILDSVIAKELKIRGISSKFGFGVVDKNNKLTSVVNKAYKEKKDSNTYSYPLFTDKNQTLYSLALVFPKKEYSLAMNNWPMLLGTFLSLLTILGIYIISINYMMRQKKLAEVKTDFINNMSHEFKTPLATISVATDSLANDKIATNPDKVKYYSELIKQENLRMKKQVENVLNMSKLERNEVELFLREANVRELIKRTTESFNLIVKQRNGTLTQEFNATNYNFKIDEFHISNMLVNLLDNANKYSPETPEILVRTRNEGNWYVIEISDKGMGMETENKTKIFEKFFREETGNIHNVKGQGLGLSYVKKIVELHKGQIIVDSHKEKGSTFTIKLPMS; translated from the coding sequence ATGAATAATAAATTCATCCCAATAATTTCGGTGTTTATGACGATCTCACTGATTGTTTTTGTTACGCTTCAATTTTATTGGTTGAAAGGCTATTATGGCGCTCTGGAACAGGAATTTTCAAACAAGGTGTATTCTGCATTAGAAAACACAGCGAAAAATATTGAAGAAATTGAAGCTGATAAATATTTGAATAAAGATTACAGTAATCTAAGAAACAATATTCTTGCCAATAAGGATCAGCCTTCCTTAACGACCATTCAGCAAGTGGAAGACTCCGGTACACAACGCCAAATCATCTATTCCAAAAATATTATCTCAAAAACGGATCTTCCCATCTCTTTAAAAGGAGACTCTTTGAAGATGACCACTTTATATACTGATAATGCTGCTTATAAAGTAAAAAAAGATACAACAAACCGTGAGATCCTTACTTCTGATATTAATAATGATATTGAAAACGGAGATTATGCCGTAAAAGAATTTGTAAAAGTGCTTGGTGCCAATCTTCCTATTGCAAAAAGGGTTGATCCCACTATTCTTGATTCTGTGATCGCCAAAGAGCTGAAAATAAGAGGAATCTCATCAAAATTCGGATTTGGAGTTGTTGACAAAAACAACAAACTTACAAGTGTCGTCAATAAGGCATATAAAGAGAAAAAGGATAGCAATACTTACAGTTATCCTCTGTTCACAGATAAAAACCAGACTTTATACAGTCTGGCTTTAGTATTTCCCAAAAAAGAATATTCACTGGCAATGAATAACTGGCCGATGCTTCTTGGAACTTTCCTTTCATTGCTGACCATTCTGGGAATTTATATTATTTCCATTAATTATATGATGAGGCAGAAAAAGCTGGCAGAAGTGAAGACCGATTTCATCAACAATATGTCTCACGAGTTTAAAACTCCACTCGCAACAATTTCTGTGGCAACAGATTCATTAGCCAATGACAAGATCGCTACAAATCCTGATAAGGTAAAATATTATTCGGAACTGATTAAACAGGAAAACCTGAGAATGAAGAAACAGGTAGAAAATGTTCTGAATATGTCTAAACTTGAGAGAAATGAGGTTGAGCTGTTCTTAAGGGAAGCCAATGTACGGGAACTGATCAAAAGAACGACAGAATCATTCAATCTTATTGTAAAACAGAGAAACGGGACATTGACGCAGGAATTCAACGCTACAAATTATAATTTTAAAATCGACGAATTCCATATTTCAAATATGCTGGTGAATTTATTGGACAATGCCAATAAGTATTCTCCGGAAACTCCTGAAATACTTGTAAGGACAAGAAACGAAGGAAACTGGTACGTTATTGAAATTTCCGATAAAGGAATGGGAATGGAAACCGAAAATAAGACCAAAATTTTCGAAAAATTCTTTAGGGAAGAAACCGGAAACATCCACAATGTAAAAGGACAGGGACTGGGACTTTCTTATGTAAAGAAAATTGTAGAACTGCACAAAGGACAGATCATCGTAGACTCTCATAAAGAAAAAGGAAGCACGTTTACGATAAAACTGCCGATGAGCTAA
- a CDS encoding uroporphyrinogen-III synthase, giving the protein MRIKSILVSQPAPSESSPYLDIAKKEKIKIDFRPFIHVEGVDNKELRTQKIDLTQYTGIIFTSKNAIDHYFRLAEELRFAVPDTMRYICQSEAIANYLQKHIVYRKRKISFGEKNFADLLPLFKKFPTEKYLLPSSDMMSPDIVKTMETANVDWTRAIMYRTVCSDLTDINAKDYDMLIFFSPQGIKSLQQNFPDFKQEETKIGVFGNTTLAAAEDAGLTVDLMAPTKETPSMTMALEKYIKALHK; this is encoded by the coding sequence ATGAGAATAAAGTCTATATTGGTTTCTCAACCAGCGCCTAGTGAGTCTTCTCCATATCTGGATATAGCAAAGAAGGAAAAAATAAAGATTGATTTCCGTCCTTTCATCCATGTCGAAGGAGTTGACAACAAAGAACTCAGAACACAAAAGATAGATCTGACGCAATATACTGGGATCATTTTTACCAGCAAAAATGCGATAGACCATTACTTCAGACTTGCCGAAGAACTGCGTTTTGCGGTTCCGGATACTATGAGATATATCTGCCAGTCTGAGGCGATTGCCAACTATCTTCAGAAGCACATTGTATACAGAAAGAGAAAGATCAGCTTTGGGGAAAAAAACTTCGCAGATCTCTTGCCTCTGTTCAAAAAATTTCCAACTGAAAAATATCTTCTCCCTTCTTCAGACATGATGAGCCCGGATATTGTGAAAACAATGGAAACAGCTAACGTTGACTGGACAAGAGCGATTATGTACAGAACGGTATGCAGTGATTTGACAGATATCAATGCCAAGGATTATGATATGCTGATCTTTTTCAGTCCGCAAGGAATTAAATCTCTGCAGCAGAATTTCCCAGACTTCAAACAGGAAGAAACGAAGATTGGTGTTTTCGGAAACACGACTTTGGCAGCGGCTGAAGATGCAGGCCTAACAGTAGATCTTATGGCTCCCACAAAGGAAACTCCATCTATGACAATGGCACTTGAAAAGTATATTAAAGCTCTTCATAAATAG
- the rsfS gene encoding ribosome silencing factor translates to MNKTAEKQALIDKIVEAIQDVKGEDIMIFDLSKIENSVAETFIICSGNSNTQVSALAGSVEKKVRNDLKDRPWHVEGTENSMWVLVDYVTVVVHIFQKEIREYYDIEELWGDAAITKIEN, encoded by the coding sequence ATGAATAAAACAGCAGAAAAGCAGGCACTAATAGATAAAATTGTTGAAGCCATTCAGGACGTAAAGGGTGAAGATATTATGATTTTTGATCTTTCGAAAATTGAAAATTCTGTAGCGGAAACTTTTATAATTTGTAGCGGAAACTCCAATACACAGGTTTCTGCATTAGCAGGAAGTGTTGAGAAAAAAGTGAGAAATGATCTTAAAGATAGACCCTGGCATGTAGAAGGTACCGAAAACTCAATGTGGGTTTTGGTAGATTACGTAACTGTGGTAGTGCATATTTTCCAAAAAGAAATACGTGAATATTACGATATTGAAGAACTTTGGGGAGATGCAGCAATCACCAAAATCGAAAATTAA